One part of the Rutidosis leptorrhynchoides isolate AG116_Rl617_1_P2 chromosome 1, CSIRO_AGI_Rlap_v1, whole genome shotgun sequence genome encodes these proteins:
- the LOC139885894 gene encoding uncharacterized protein, which yields MAGNGLPNLGRVKLTDLIASEGVPSDTYKLSVSTLSQSLAQYSAAIIQLPANDGALLRCCLESARSYFSQKSPYPPADVLDSREWCKTSGYSADPHLWQESYDYRPGLTSIEPNNDIELPPVGLADIFVLLGRAARDILDAISFYLNLRSCAFTEILDSVPLRNREISSSVLSVGCHARPSFQGAQHHNLTTQEDGQLVMFSDHEQHQVDKSLISLMKSDKPGLHIRDFNGRWVLVDGDLGPQEAVVYPGLALYHATAGYVSPALHRPDISNLHGNLYGRCSVTYKLMPKSMTSLNCSEMRAAGHGVEAQFQHPVSVDDFMQRPHSLDQLFNRNSFPSFSFPTVQEGSMKPCMKRKKNSSRSKPLPPSKRLRLEAQRVLKERVQDIADKKGIKLRFCSLKECESHIHTLDSPCGNIRLEIGWPPGVPFVHPHDLPNKAKIGFLETYEPGWTANHDMDISMIDAGQSIQRVDN from the exons ATGGCTGGAAATGGCCTGCCAAATTTGGGCCGTGTGAAGCTTACAGACTTAATAGCCTCTGAAGGAGTTCCTTCAGACACATACAAATTATCGGTTTCGACTCTATCACAGTCACTTGCTCAATATTCCGCTGCCATTATCCAATTGCCAGCTAATGATGGTGCTTTGTTGAGGTGTTGCTTGGAATCAGCTCGATCGTACTTTAGTCAAAAAAGCCCGTATCCACCTGCTGATGTGCTTGACTCACGTGAATGGTGTAAGACGTCTGGATACTCTGCAGATCCCCATCTGTGGCAAGAAAGTTATGATTACAGACCAGGTTTAACTTCAATTGAACCGAATAACGACATTGAACTGCCACCTGTCGGGTTGGCGGATATATTCGTTTTACTTGGGCGAGCAGCACGTGATATACTTGACGCAATCAGCTTTTATTTAAACCTACGTAGTTGCGCTTTCACTGAAATACTCGATAGTGTACCCTTAAGAAACAGAGAAATATCATCTTCTGTTTTGTCAGTTGGTTGTCACGCACGCCCTTCTTTTCAAGgagctcaacatcataatctgacaACCCAAGAAGACGGGCAACTAGTTATGTTTTCAGACCATGAACAACATCAAGTTGACAAAAGCCTAATATCTCTTATGAAATCAGATAAACCGGGTCTTCATATTAGAGATTTTAATGGCCGTTGGGTGCTTGTGGACGGTGATCTTGGTCCACAAGAAGCGGTTGTGTACCCTGGACTTGCTTTGTACCATGCTACTGCTGGCTATGTTAGCCCTGCACTGCATAGACCTGATATTAGTAATTTACATGGTAACTTGTATGGGCGGTGTTCTGTTACTTACAAACTTATGCCTAAATCTATGACTAGTCTTAATTGCTCAGAGATGAGAGCCGCTGGTCATGGTGTTGAAGCTCAGTTTCAGCATCCAGTTTCAGTTGACGACTTTATGCAGAGACCGCACTCTTTGGACCAACTCTTTAACAGAAACAGTTTCCCGAGTTTCAGTTTTCCTACAGTACAAGAAG GATCTATGAAACcttgtatgaagaggaagaaaaacagTTCCAGGTCAAAGCCTTTGCCACCTTCGAAAAGGTTGCGTCTTGAAGCACAAAGAGTTCTGAAAGAGAGGGTTCAGGACATTGCTGATAAGAAAGGCATCAAGCTGAGATTCTGCTCCCTGAAGGAGTGTGAGAGTCACATTCATACGCTTGACAGTCCATGTGGAAACATTCGATTGGAGATTGGGTGGCCCCCAGGAGTGCCATTTGTTCATCCTCATGATCTACCCAACAAGGCAAAGATTGGATTTCTTGAAACGTATGAACCTGGTTGGACAGCCAATCATGACATGGATATCAGTATGATTGATGCTGGACAATCTATTCAGCGCGTGGATAACT GA
- the LOC139885895 gene encoding protein CYSTEINE-RICH TRANSMEMBRANE MODULE 9-like: MSRFAQNQNEIPVAYPPSQQGVTSYVMAPPPVGYPSMDASIKSENQAPIQTQTRGDGFWKGCCAALCCCCVLDACF, encoded by the exons ATGAGTCGCTTCGCCCAAAACCAAAACGAGATTCCAG TTGCATATCCTCCTTCACAACAAGGAGTGACGTCATACGTGATGGCACCACCACCAGTTGGATACCCGTCGATGGACGCTAGCATCAAATCGGAAAATCAGGCTCCGATTCAAACTCAGACCAGAGGAGATGGTTTTTGGAAAGGATG TTGTGCTGCATTATGTTGCTGTTGCGTGTTGGATGCCTGTTTCTAG